One Oncorhynchus masou masou isolate Uvic2021 chromosome 18, UVic_Omas_1.1, whole genome shotgun sequence DNA window includes the following coding sequences:
- the LOC135504098 gene encoding proto-oncogene tyrosine-protein kinase Src isoform X1 — translation MGGTKSKPKDVSSGGGAGSLNFSPAQHTLTSNRNPAVDGTRQPTQPLTNTPELALFGGAESTSSVTSPNRGTLAGGVTTFVALYDYESRTASDLSFRKGERLQIVNNTRKLNSREGDWWLARSLTTGESGYIPSNYVAPSDSIQAEEWYFGKITRRDSERLLLGLENRKGTFLVRESETTKGAYCLSVLDYENTKGLNVKHYKIRKLDSGGFYITSRTQFNNLQQLVAHYHKHADGLCHCLTEVCPVLKPQTQGLARDAWEIPRDSLRLDLKLGQGCFGEVWMGTWNGTTRVAIKTLKTGTMSPEAFLQEAQVMKKLRHEKLVQLYAVVSEEPIYIVTEYMGQGSLLDFLKGDMGKMLRLPQLVDMASQIASGMAYVERMNYVHRDLRAANILVGDNMVCKVADFGLARLIEDNEYTARQGAKFPIKWTAPEAALYGRFTIKSDVWSFGVLLTELATKGRVPYPGMVNREVLDQVERGYRMPCPAECPESLHDLMLTCWRKDAEERPTFEYLQGFLEDYFTSTEPQYQPGENL, via the exons ATGGGGGGAACCAAAAGCAAGCCCAAAGACGTCAGCTCGGGAGGAGGGGCTGGTAGCCTCAACTTCAGCCCTGCCCAGCACACCCTCACATCCAATCGGAACCCTGCAGTGGACGGGACACGCCAGCCCACTCAGCCCCTGACCAATACCCCGGAGCTGGCCCTGTTTGGGGGTGCAGAGTCCACCAGTAGCGTCACGTCTCCTAACAGAGGGACACTTGCAG GAGGAGTGACGACGTTCGTTGCGCTGTATGACTACGAGTCTcgcactgcctctgatctgtctTTCAGGAAGGGCGAGCGGCTACAGATAGTAAACAACAC GAGAAAGTTGAACAGCAG AGAAGGGGACTGGTGGCTGGCTCGATCTCTGACTACGGGAGAAAGCGGTTACATCCCCAGCAATTATGTGGCTCCCTCTGACTCCATCCAGGCAGAAGA gTGGTATTTTGGGAAGATCACACGTCGCGATTCGGAGCGGCTCTTGTTGGGTCTGGAGAACAGGAAAGGAACGTTCttggtgagagagagcgagaccaccAAAG GTGcctactgtctgtcagtcttggACTATGAGAACACTAAAGGGCTGAACGTGAAACATTACAAGATCAGGAAGCTGGACAGTGGAGGGTTCTACATCACCTCACGCACTCAGTTTAACAACCTACAGCAGCTTGTCGCACACTACCACA aGCATGCAGACGGACTGTGCCACTGTCTGACAGAGGTGTGTCCCGTACTGAAGCCTCAGACCCAGGGCCTAGCACGCGATGCCTGGGAGATCCCCAGGGACTCCCTCCGCCTCGACCTCAAACTGGGACAGGGATGCTTCGGAGAGGTCTGGATGG GCACGTGGAATGGTACGACGCGGGTAGCAATCAAGACCCTGAAGACGGGTACCATGTCCCCCGAGGCCTTCCTCCAGGAGGCTCAGGTCATGAAGAAGCTGAGACATGAGAAGCTTGTCCAGCTCTATGCTGTGGTGTCTGAAGAACCCATCTATATTGTTACTGAGTACATGGGACAAGGGAGCTTATTGGACTTCCTGAAGGGAGATATGGGCAAGATGCTCCGCCTTCCTCAGCTGGTAGACATGGCCTCACAG aTTGCCTCAGGGATGGCGTACGTAGAGAGGATGAACTACGTTCACAGAGACCTCAGGGCTGCCAACATCCTAGTGGGAGACAACATGGTGTGTAAAGTGGCTGATTTCGGCCTGGCCCGCCTCATAGAAGACAACGAGTACACCGCCAGGCAGG GAGCAAAGTTCCCCATCAAGTGGACAGCCCCTGAAGCTGCGCTGTATGGCCGCTTCACTATCAAGTCTGACGTCTGGTCGTTCGGGGTCTTGCTGACCGAGCTGGCCACTAAAGGCAGAGTACCATATCCAG GCATGGTGAATCGGGAGGTGTTGGACCAGGTGGAGCGTGGTTACAGGATGCCCTGTCCAGCTGAGTGCCCTGAGTCCCTCCACGACCTCATGTTGACCTGTTGGAGGAAGGACGCCGAGGAGCGGCCCACCTTTGAGTACCTGCAGGGCTTCCTGGAAGACTACTTCACctccactgagccccagtaccaGCCTGGAGAGAACCTGTAG
- the LOC135504098 gene encoding proto-oncogene tyrosine-protein kinase Src isoform X2, whose translation MGGTKSKPKDVSSGGGAGSLNFSPAQHTLTSNRNPAVDGTRQPTQPLTNTPELALFGGAESTSSVTSPNRGTLAGGVTTFVALYDYESRTASDLSFRKGERLQIVNNTEGDWWLARSLTTGESGYIPSNYVAPSDSIQAEEWYFGKITRRDSERLLLGLENRKGTFLVRESETTKGAYCLSVLDYENTKGLNVKHYKIRKLDSGGFYITSRTQFNNLQQLVAHYHKHADGLCHCLTEVCPVLKPQTQGLARDAWEIPRDSLRLDLKLGQGCFGEVWMGTWNGTTRVAIKTLKTGTMSPEAFLQEAQVMKKLRHEKLVQLYAVVSEEPIYIVTEYMGQGSLLDFLKGDMGKMLRLPQLVDMASQIASGMAYVERMNYVHRDLRAANILVGDNMVCKVADFGLARLIEDNEYTARQGAKFPIKWTAPEAALYGRFTIKSDVWSFGVLLTELATKGRVPYPGMVNREVLDQVERGYRMPCPAECPESLHDLMLTCWRKDAEERPTFEYLQGFLEDYFTSTEPQYQPGENL comes from the exons ATGGGGGGAACCAAAAGCAAGCCCAAAGACGTCAGCTCGGGAGGAGGGGCTGGTAGCCTCAACTTCAGCCCTGCCCAGCACACCCTCACATCCAATCGGAACCCTGCAGTGGACGGGACACGCCAGCCCACTCAGCCCCTGACCAATACCCCGGAGCTGGCCCTGTTTGGGGGTGCAGAGTCCACCAGTAGCGTCACGTCTCCTAACAGAGGGACACTTGCAG GAGGAGTGACGACGTTCGTTGCGCTGTATGACTACGAGTCTcgcactgcctctgatctgtctTTCAGGAAGGGCGAGCGGCTACAGATAGTAAACAACAC AGAAGGGGACTGGTGGCTGGCTCGATCTCTGACTACGGGAGAAAGCGGTTACATCCCCAGCAATTATGTGGCTCCCTCTGACTCCATCCAGGCAGAAGA gTGGTATTTTGGGAAGATCACACGTCGCGATTCGGAGCGGCTCTTGTTGGGTCTGGAGAACAGGAAAGGAACGTTCttggtgagagagagcgagaccaccAAAG GTGcctactgtctgtcagtcttggACTATGAGAACACTAAAGGGCTGAACGTGAAACATTACAAGATCAGGAAGCTGGACAGTGGAGGGTTCTACATCACCTCACGCACTCAGTTTAACAACCTACAGCAGCTTGTCGCACACTACCACA aGCATGCAGACGGACTGTGCCACTGTCTGACAGAGGTGTGTCCCGTACTGAAGCCTCAGACCCAGGGCCTAGCACGCGATGCCTGGGAGATCCCCAGGGACTCCCTCCGCCTCGACCTCAAACTGGGACAGGGATGCTTCGGAGAGGTCTGGATGG GCACGTGGAATGGTACGACGCGGGTAGCAATCAAGACCCTGAAGACGGGTACCATGTCCCCCGAGGCCTTCCTCCAGGAGGCTCAGGTCATGAAGAAGCTGAGACATGAGAAGCTTGTCCAGCTCTATGCTGTGGTGTCTGAAGAACCCATCTATATTGTTACTGAGTACATGGGACAAGGGAGCTTATTGGACTTCCTGAAGGGAGATATGGGCAAGATGCTCCGCCTTCCTCAGCTGGTAGACATGGCCTCACAG aTTGCCTCAGGGATGGCGTACGTAGAGAGGATGAACTACGTTCACAGAGACCTCAGGGCTGCCAACATCCTAGTGGGAGACAACATGGTGTGTAAAGTGGCTGATTTCGGCCTGGCCCGCCTCATAGAAGACAACGAGTACACCGCCAGGCAGG GAGCAAAGTTCCCCATCAAGTGGACAGCCCCTGAAGCTGCGCTGTATGGCCGCTTCACTATCAAGTCTGACGTCTGGTCGTTCGGGGTCTTGCTGACCGAGCTGGCCACTAAAGGCAGAGTACCATATCCAG GCATGGTGAATCGGGAGGTGTTGGACCAGGTGGAGCGTGGTTACAGGATGCCCTGTCCAGCTGAGTGCCCTGAGTCCCTCCACGACCTCATGTTGACCTGTTGGAGGAAGGACGCCGAGGAGCGGCCCACCTTTGAGTACCTGCAGGGCTTCCTGGAAGACTACTTCACctccactgagccccagtaccaGCCTGGAGAGAACCTGTAG